GAGAGGGTCGATATCGCTGTCGCAGAAGGGCTTCGTCTGGGGGCGGAGGAAGTTGGCGAAGAAGTTGCAGGTGACGGCGACTGAAGAAGCGATGGCGAGCACAATCACGAGCCTCAGCAGCTCCTGCTTCGACGGGAACAAGAATTGCGGCGGCTCCAGTGCGATCGGCGATCTCCGGGATGAAGGACgaggagaaggagaggagaTTTTGGGTTTTGGGCGCTTCTTTGGCGTGGAcgacatttttcttttctgcatcCAAATGTCGAAGCTTGGAAATGCAGTTTGCTCTTGTTCGGCTGTTTGGTGGGACAAAACAAAAGGGTCGCGCTATTTCCATACttattttgattattatttttttcaattaacggACGGAAAtaccattctttcttttcaatttattattttttatcatcgTAATCAATATAACTgcctttatttatattttctctcttaaattattaatttcgCAATATAACTGCCttcatttacatttttcttttctgcatcCAAATGTCGAAGCTTGGAAATGCAGTTTGCTCTTGTTCGGTTGTTTGGTGGGACAAAACAAAGGATCGCGCTATTTTCATACTCATTTTGGCTAATGTTTTTTCAATTAACGGACCGAAAtaccattctttcttttcaatttattttttttatcgtcgTAATCAATATAACTgcctttatttatattttctctcttaaattattaatttcgCAATATAAATATCAAATTACACTCAATAAAATATTATCTTATCATACATAATGTTATTACTTTGTCAAGAGAAGAtcgttatttttaatttatggtctcatttttttaattacaaaatttttataaaatgttAGAAACTTTTAATTGTAACGGCTGTTGAACATACAATTAAATGGCTATGTTTTATGAAATAATTTGAGGAAAACTTATAACTCAGTCTATCTAGCAGATTATAACCTAGTGGGTGATTTTGCGAATTAAATTTGCaggtttctaaagttaaacattgttgatttgtgctttctttttagcttttcgcattttaatatgaattacTATAtgttgttgaaaatttatttacacattttgtaCTTTCAAACTCGGGTAagatttgaccccaaaaaaaaaaaaagcttgcgtaagattttttttaggaaaatttttaagcatatttaaaaattttgatctaCTTGCTATGAGAGTGAATTTACAAATTACTTTCTTTGTAGGAAGAGTTGAGCAGTAAgaagttttgtgtttttttcctttatgcgtttatcctttgttaatatttagatatgatcTAAATTTAAATATGTTTTACATTtgatgcttttaacaaattaaccttttacatattttgactaatttttcttttccatttttatcaagattggttgaataattaaattgaattttaatttttgattttttttttatgataatgaATTTTTGACATGGAAATATAATCTCACTCACACTGTTAGGGAAAAAGGCACTTAATTGTATGTTCATAAATTATCATAATTAAAAGTTTCTTGTGAATGAAAATATAAGCCGTGaattaaaattgacaacatTCTCCAGAAAAATGATACTAAGATATGGTAAATTGAAATCTTGACGAGTGTAATGGAGcatttatattatgaaattaatgaaaaaagtgATAAAAATAAAGGTAGTTTTGTGGATTagcctaataaaaaaagaaataataaattgaagagagagagaagggtattCCGATAAGTTAACTAGAATAAATGAGTGCCTAAGCCAAAATGGGTGAAAAAATAGCTCCGCCCTTAAATAAatatgtaaatatatataatatatgttCATTTTCATATAGGGTTATTGGTTTCTTCTCCAATGAGCtgtttcttttcattaaaaaaaaaaatcaatttgcctCTCAAATCACGAGCTGAGGGCCCACTTGATACTTGAACTAAAGgagtataaatataaaatattcaattccttttttttctatagCCTGATTGGATTATTTTGTATATATAGTAATTACTAGTTTAAGTAGTATTATAGAATTCGAATTGAGCTTGCCAAAACATAAATAAAGTAGCATAATTCGAGTTTGCCAAAACAGTATTTTTTGGTTGAATAATTTCTCTATTTTCGTTTTTGGGTCTAATTGAATTTAACCATTTACTTAACATTTATCTAAAGCTACAAAATTCATGCTATGCATGCTTTATATAAACagtacatatgataaatttcctGGGATATGATGGGAGTTTGCGTGCCTCGCTAGGAAAGAGGTCACCGAGATGTAGCGCAATATCACCTTCTCTTGCTGCCATGGGGTCAACCTTTGAAGAAGGATAACCCAATTTTCGACCCCCGCCAAAAAAAGGTGAACCCAATGGGAACCATTCAATTATTAAAAGTAGAGATTGTCACATATGTTATTTAACATTTTCAAACAATCATGGATTTATTGTTGTGAAATTGAACAAACAGGTTCTCAAATCTAAACTAAGGGATATTATGTTATCAAAGAGATGGAGTTATATTAGGAGAACTAAAATTTGCATCTAaagataataaattattatggtCTTCGTTCTTATTATAATTAATTATGttgtttattcatttattgAACCATGACCAAATGTcacctaaatttattgtatgacCAAATgtcacctaaaaaaaaaaatgcttgaaaGTGCTATCTCTCAGTAATTTCAGGGGGGTGAAAGGTGGCTACAGtcctattttaaaaaagaaaaatttagtcactaactaattatctcaaataatatgagcaattattactttttttggtcgaaagcaaTTAATCTTAAGAAAATGTTTGTGGAATTATTTAGTTTTCACGAGAGCAATATGCAATATCCATTAGTattcaattcgatcaaattcaaCAAAAGACAATGAAAACTCCTGGTCGGAATCTCCTTTGCTCTCGGCTCCCTCCGTTTCTCTTCCATAGCCGTTTCTTAAAGGACCCGCAAATTGCACGGTAGATTCCAAACGGACGAGGCTCAATCTAAGCTCCACCTTTCTTGAATCTTCTTTGCATTTCCGCCCCTTTCCAGCCTTTTGCCAGGTGCGTTTGCGTATTCTCTTTCACGGCTTGATTCGACCGATTTGGTCTGAAATTATCTCGGAAGTCGCTCGTCGGGAGCAAACTTATGCAACTATGTCGTTTTGCTGCCTTTCTGGAGGTCCCATGTCGCTGTATAGTTGCATCTGGATAAATGTCGGAGAGGTCGACGTTGCCGTGAGGAGTTAGATTCGATCGGAATCTTGCAATTCGAGTAGTTTTGTTTCTTTCGGAACCAGACCCAGTTAGGGATACGATCATTTTACTGGTTTAGCATTGCTGGTTTCATGATCTAATTGTAGATAGTTGGGTCATGGTTAGTGAGATTAATAAGGATGAAGCAGAAGAAACCCAGTATCTGTACGATTCATCGATTCATGACAGCAGACtcaaagttgtgattttttcttctttgttttcggAACTGACTTACAGTTGTGAACTTCATAAgccaaattttaagacttgaagTTAAAAATTGCTTCCATGCTTACATTGTGCCTCTACCTGATGGTCTGAGTTCTTGAATGACACATGAATCTTTTGCTATCACAATACAGTTTATTTTGAGTCATTGGGTTGAATGTATTTCACATGCTACACTGGccgtgccttcattttctcgtGATTTATACATCATAACTTGAGAGTGTTTAGTTCggctttttttcatttattgctTTCTTGTGATACTTTCATTGAAGATTGACGTTTCTGAAGCACTTGGTGAGAGTTCTCCTTATATTCTGAAGGATCAAAACGTTGGGTTTCTTGAAGTATTGGCAGGCACGAATACTTTGCgttcttgtttttgctgttTTTCTGCTGCATTTTGATATTCCTCCTGTATATGGAACAGCTCTCTAATACGTTTCTCTCGAAATTATCTTCATTTCAGTTTTGATCCCATATGAGGTGACCGGAACCGGATTTGCTTAATGGCAGACTTACCGGGGTATATGCGTGCCTGCTTGCATTCAGGGAAACTTGCTTTCTTGGCAATTTTGGTCTCTGGTGGAATTGTGTTGCAAATTTTGGTTAGTATCAGTGGTTTTACCAGAACTTTGTTTGAgtgaaataataaaaagattCCCTTGCGAAGCACCAAGTGTCTTCTAACATTCTAATGATGTGCTGCAGGCATGTGCTTTGTACGATAACTGGTGGCCGATGCTAAGCTGTAAGTGACTGTCTCCTGGAGTATTGGATGTCATAACCTTTATTTGCATGAGCCCATGTTCACTAAGGAATTTGGACTCTCCAGTTCTTCTTTTATTGTATGGCATCTTAGCTTTTAACAAACTTAAATATGGTCATAGTCGTATGAAATCGAATCAATTGTCAGTAAGATTGTGTCCTAACCAATAATCCTGATTCTGAATGCTTATCTTATGATTTATTGTTATGTTAACATTTCCAGAGACAGACAGAACTGCAAGAAGTTACCCTAACCGACTTCTCTTCTTTTGTATCTTAGGGGACATACCTAATATAGACTTTCTAGCTGATAGCACCTGTGATAATTCTAAATTATGACTCTTGGATAAATTTGTTTCAGAAACCGAGAATTTAGAAAGTGAATTACCGTTGCTGTCAGTAAGATACTGTTTAGAGTGTGTCTCTCTATGTTGAACTTCTTATCAGCCTGTGCATCTAGTGACAATATGCCCTACATGGTTATGTAGCTTTGCTTATTTATCAATCATTTTGTTTGCTTATCAAGTTGTACTTTTAGATCCCATAAAGATTTTTTGACTCAAGAGACGAATGTCGTATGACTTCAATTCCTTTTGCAATTAGAACTTCAGTCCTATAAAAGCCCATTTTACATACGCTTCGGTTAAGTTGCTTGAGCACATGCATGACTTACAAAATCCTCATCCTTGCAGTAATCATGTATGTGCTCCTGCCTATGCCACTGCTCTTCTTCGCTGGCTCTGATAGCTCTGCTCTGTTTTCTGAATCTGATAGCGGGTTAGTCCAATTTCCTCCAACGAGAGTCCTTAtcctttctttcttattttctatttgtttGAGCAAATGCATGAGAATTGACAAGTCCTTATTTGTTCTTTGGTGACCGATAAAACAGATGGGTGAACGCAACCAAGTTCCTGACTGGAGCTTCAGCAGTCGGAAGCATTGCCATACCTGCGATCTTGAAGCACGCCGGCGTTATCGGCTGGGGAGCTCTGGTTTTGGACCTGTCGTCATTCTTCGTGATTGTGCTAGCTATCATGTGCTACATCCGGACAAGTGACAACGAGGAATACAGGATACTGTGAGATACGACGCCACAGTAGCAGCTACAAAGAGAAACCCCCCTAGACCATTTGCGTCTCGTATGACGGCGCATCTTGTTACATCGGAGACTGTATCCATCTGTGTTGACAGAGAATTCGTTATTGTTTTTGAGC
This sequence is a window from Rhodamnia argentea isolate NSW1041297 chromosome 3, ASM2092103v1, whole genome shotgun sequence. Protein-coding genes within it:
- the LOC115743214 gene encoding vacuolar protein sorting-associated protein 55 homolog isoform X2 gives rise to the protein MRACLHSGKLAFLAILVSGGIVLQILACALYDNWWPMLSLIMYVLLPMPLLFFAGSDSSALFSESDSGWVNATKFLTGASAVGSIAIPAILKHAGVIGWGALVLDLSSFFVIVLAIMCYIRTSDNEEYRIL
- the LOC115743214 gene encoding vacuolar protein sorting-associated protein 55 homolog isoform X1, which encodes MADLPGYMRACLHSGKLAFLAILVSGGIVLQILACALYDNWWPMLSLIMYVLLPMPLLFFAGSDSSALFSESDSGWVNATKFLTGASAVGSIAIPAILKHAGVIGWGALVLDLSSFFVIVLAIMCYIRTSDNEEYRIL